One genomic segment of Mytilus trossulus isolate FHL-02 chromosome 4, PNRI_Mtr1.1.1.hap1, whole genome shotgun sequence includes these proteins:
- the LOC134714977 gene encoding multiple epidermal growth factor-like domains protein 10 isoform X3 — protein MTKFKILFCLFVSLPFSRACEQCSFSSWHTWSKCSESCGGGIKTRQRSVCCPPEILYDTCLNSLCKDKVTYNDTQQTAVCNDHCLEGGTYNEGCSCRAGWTGRCCGIPCGDKIHGVNCSQGCECAEGLKCEKNSGQCVLRESVVKAKDCDDGYFGDGCNSTCNCQTDAICDKETGACPQEALLSGQSVSKEVISARLYIIIGSGIGVFFILQILIIILVVAYLKGRKRRRAEMDDRLDKEKFWSGKTELDAPENQYEEIPFDKKGRNDSKIAKKETAKSMKHKTSTKKSSIRKESVKVNGHKTMKLEDIYQGLAKNEDDCGYQALIDPNAMKYMAMKPAVVNLDNPGYMSMSDSPEKSSNTVIVDTKAAEYMSVIDDTTATEYMSMTDDTKAIEYLSMYNASGETCENKKKLYNFDVE, from the exons ATGacgaaattcaaaattttattttgtcttttcgtAAGCTTACCCTTTTCAAGAGCATGTGAACAATGCAGTTTTAGTAGCTGGCATACATGGAGTAAGTGTTCGGAATCGTGTGGTGGCGGTATCAAGACTCGACAGCGGTCAGTATGTTGTCCTCCAGAAATTCTATATGACACTTGTCTGAATAGTCTCTGTAAAGATAAAGTGACATATAATGACACACAACAGACGGCTGTTTGTAATGATCACTGTCTTGAGGGAGGAACTTATAACGAAGGATGTTCGTGCAGAGCTGGATGGACAGGCAGATGCTGTGGAATTC CTTGTGGAGACAAAATACACGGAGTGAATTGTAGCCAGGGTTGTGAGTGCGCAGAGGGATTGAAATGTGAAAAGAACTCTGGACAATGTGTCCTACGTGAGTCTGTTGTTAAAGCAAAGG ATTGCGACGATGGTTATTTTGGTGATGGCTGTAACTCTACTTGCAATTGTCAAACTGATGCAATATGTGACAAGGAAACAGGTGCATGTCCTCAGGAAGCATTGTTATCAG GTCAAAGTGTCTCGAAAGAAGTAATATCAGCCCGTCTATACATCATAATTGGAAGTGGCATCGGTGTCTTCTTTATACTAcagattttaataattattttggttGTTGCTTACCTCAAGGGTCGAAAGCGACGAAGGGCAGAGATGGATGATCGTTTAGACAAAGAAAAATTCTGGTCAGGGAAGACAGAGTTGGATGCTCCTGAAAACCAATACGAAGAAATCCCATTTGACAAAAAGGGGAGAAACGACTCCAAAATAGCGAAAAAAGAAACTGCTAAATCGATGAAACATAAAACCTCCACAAAGAAGAGTTCTATTCGAAAGGAATCTGTTAAGGTCAATGGACACAAAACTATGAAATTGGAGGACATATACCAAGGACTGGCAAAAAATGAAGACGACTGTGGATATCAGGCGTTAATTGACCCGAATGCAATGAAATACATGGCAATGAAACCTGCGGTTGTTAATCTTGACAATCCTGGATACATGTCGATGTCAGATAGTCCGGAAAAAAGTTCAAACACGGTGATTGTTGACACAAAGGCGGCAGAATACATGTCCGTGATTGATGACACAACGGCGACAGAATACATGTCAATGACCGATGACACAAAGGCGATAGAATACTTGTCAATGTACAATGCGTCTGGCGAAACTtgtgaaaacaaaaagaaactttACAATTTTGATGTTGAATAA
- the LOC134714977 gene encoding multiple epidermal growth factor-like domains protein 10 isoform X1 has protein sequence MTKFKILFCLFVSLPFSRACEQCSFSSWHTWSKCSESCGGGIKTRQRSVCCPPEILYDTCLNSLCKDKVTYNDTQQTAVCNDHCLEGGTYNEGCSCRAGWTGRCCGIPCGDKIHGVNCSQGCECAEGLKCEKNSGQCVLRESVVKAKDGRECQTCELRDWGSWGSCDQQCGGGMKIRYREVCCPEIIDYHTCTRETCRGKVNLSEIVSKGPCNLDCYNGGIYNETCQCKPGWSGRCCDTNCDDGYFGDGCNSTCNCQTDAICDKETGACPQEALLSGQSVSKEVISARLYIIIGSGIGVFFILQILIIILVVAYLKGRKRRRAEMDDRLDKEKFWSGKTELDAPENQYEEIPFDKKGRNDSKIAKKETAKSMKHKTSTKKSSIRKESVKVNGHKTMKLEDIYQGLAKNEDDCGYQALIDPNAMKYMAMKPAVVNLDNPGYMSMSDSPEKSSNTVIVDTKAAEYMSVIDDTTATEYMSMTDDTKAIEYLSMYNASGETCENKKKLYNFDVE, from the exons ATGacgaaattcaaaattttattttgtcttttcgtAAGCTTACCCTTTTCAAGAGCATGTGAACAATGCAGTTTTAGTAGCTGGCATACATGGAGTAAGTGTTCGGAATCGTGTGGTGGCGGTATCAAGACTCGACAGCGGTCAGTATGTTGTCCTCCAGAAATTCTATATGACACTTGTCTGAATAGTCTCTGTAAAGATAAAGTGACATATAATGACACACAACAGACGGCTGTTTGTAATGATCACTGTCTTGAGGGAGGAACTTATAACGAAGGATGTTCGTGCAGAGCTGGATGGACAGGCAGATGCTGTGGAATTC CTTGTGGAGACAAAATACACGGAGTGAATTGTAGCCAGGGTTGTGAGTGCGCAGAGGGATTGAAATGTGAAAAGAACTCTGGACAATGTGTCCTACGTGAGTCTGTTGTTAAAGCAAAGG aCGGACGTGAATGTCAAACATGTGAACTACGAGACTGGGGATCTTGGGGAAGTTGTGATCAGCAGTGTGGGGGAGGTATGAAGATAAGATACAGGGAGGTCTGCTGTCCAGAGATAATAGACTACCATACATGTACCAGAGAAACATGCAGGGGCAAAGTCAATCTTAGTGAAATAGTTAGTAAAGGACCATGTAATCTCGATTGCTACAACGGCGGTATATATAACGAGACATGTCAATGCAAACCTGGGTGGTCGGGACGATGTTGCGACACCA ATTGCGACGATGGTTATTTTGGTGATGGCTGTAACTCTACTTGCAATTGTCAAACTGATGCAATATGTGACAAGGAAACAGGTGCATGTCCTCAGGAAGCATTGTTATCAG GTCAAAGTGTCTCGAAAGAAGTAATATCAGCCCGTCTATACATCATAATTGGAAGTGGCATCGGTGTCTTCTTTATACTAcagattttaataattattttggttGTTGCTTACCTCAAGGGTCGAAAGCGACGAAGGGCAGAGATGGATGATCGTTTAGACAAAGAAAAATTCTGGTCAGGGAAGACAGAGTTGGATGCTCCTGAAAACCAATACGAAGAAATCCCATTTGACAAAAAGGGGAGAAACGACTCCAAAATAGCGAAAAAAGAAACTGCTAAATCGATGAAACATAAAACCTCCACAAAGAAGAGTTCTATTCGAAAGGAATCTGTTAAGGTCAATGGACACAAAACTATGAAATTGGAGGACATATACCAAGGACTGGCAAAAAATGAAGACGACTGTGGATATCAGGCGTTAATTGACCCGAATGCAATGAAATACATGGCAATGAAACCTGCGGTTGTTAATCTTGACAATCCTGGATACATGTCGATGTCAGATAGTCCGGAAAAAAGTTCAAACACGGTGATTGTTGACACAAAGGCGGCAGAATACATGTCCGTGATTGATGACACAACGGCGACAGAATACATGTCAATGACCGATGACACAAAGGCGATAGAATACTTGTCAATGTACAATGCGTCTGGCGAAACTtgtgaaaacaaaaagaaactttACAATTTTGATGTTGAATAA